The following coding sequences lie in one Corynebacterium anserum genomic window:
- the hemL gene encoding glutamate-1-semialdehyde 2,1-aminomutase, with protein MSAHSFVHTKSATSMERAQSFIPGGVNSPVRAFGSVGGTAPFITDAQGSHLHDEDGNTYVDLICSWGPMIHGHAHPQIVEAVQRAASKGLSFGAATSAEVDLAEEIVNRTSVEKVRLVNSGTEATMSATRLARGFTGRDKILKFEGCYHGHVDSLLVAAGSGVATFGLPDSPGITKGSASDTVVVPYWDIDAVKSAFEAHPGEIAAIIVEGTPGNMGTVSSIDAEGTSFNAQLQQVAHAHGALLIVDEVMTGFRVSSQGWYGKDQVAGDLTTFGKVVSGGLPAAAFGGRAEIMDCLAPVGSVYQAGTLSGNPVAVASGLASLQLATDTTYATLDSNAERVSSLISSALTRESVAHHVQRAGNMFSFRFAEGEGKNFADMQAAETFRFPAFFHALLDHGVFAPPSVYETWFVSTALTDDDFATIEAAAAFAAKAAAAAKA; from the coding sequence GTGTCTGCACACTCCTTCGTTCACACCAAAAGCGCCACCTCTATGGAGCGCGCGCAGTCCTTCATCCCGGGCGGAGTCAACTCACCCGTCCGCGCATTCGGTTCGGTGGGTGGGACGGCTCCTTTCATTACCGACGCCCAGGGCTCTCACCTACACGATGAAGACGGCAACACCTACGTGGACCTCATTTGCAGTTGGGGTCCCATGATTCACGGCCACGCGCATCCGCAGATCGTGGAAGCTGTGCAACGCGCAGCCTCCAAGGGGCTGTCTTTTGGAGCGGCTACATCCGCTGAAGTGGATTTGGCTGAGGAGATTGTTAACAGGACCTCCGTAGAGAAAGTACGTCTGGTGAACTCGGGTACTGAGGCCACGATGTCCGCTACCCGCCTCGCGCGTGGTTTCACCGGTCGCGACAAGATTTTGAAGTTCGAGGGCTGCTACCACGGCCACGTGGATTCCCTACTTGTCGCCGCAGGTTCCGGCGTAGCCACATTCGGACTGCCCGATTCCCCGGGCATTACGAAGGGCTCGGCTTCTGACACCGTGGTGGTGCCCTATTGGGATATCGACGCAGTGAAGTCAGCATTTGAGGCACATCCGGGAGAAATTGCCGCGATCATCGTGGAGGGTACCCCCGGCAACATGGGCACGGTGAGTTCCATTGATGCAGAGGGAACATCATTCAACGCTCAGCTGCAGCAGGTGGCTCATGCCCATGGAGCATTACTCATCGTGGATGAGGTGATGACCGGCTTCCGTGTCAGTTCACAGGGATGGTATGGCAAAGACCAAGTGGCGGGGGATCTCACCACCTTCGGAAAGGTGGTGTCCGGTGGATTGCCAGCAGCAGCCTTCGGTGGGCGCGCAGAGATCATGGATTGCCTGGCGCCGGTCGGGTCTGTGTACCAGGCAGGTACGCTATCGGGTAACCCGGTCGCCGTCGCTTCCGGCCTCGCCTCCCTCCAACTGGCTACTGATACGACATACGCCACACTAGATAGCAATGCAGAACGCGTCTCTTCCCTGATTTCTTCAGCTCTCACGCGTGAGTCAGTTGCACACCATGTACAGCGTGCGGGCAACATGTTCTCTTTCCGTTTCGCCGAGGGAGAGGGCAAGAACTTCGCAGATATGCAGGCGGCTGAGACCTTCCGTTTTCCAGCGTTCTTCCACGCGTTGCTAGACCACGGAGTTTTTGCCCCACCGAGCGTGTACGAAACCTGGTTCGTCTCCACCGCGCTGACCGATGATGATTTTGCCACGATCGAGGCAGCGGCGGCATTCGCTGCGAAGGCGGCGGCAGCGGCGAAGGCGTAG
- a CDS encoding histidine phosphatase family protein, with protein sequence MTTIVHLVRHGEVHNPAKILYGRLEGYRLSDRGQAMAEATASDLADHDVVYLGSSPMQRAQETAKLFAEKLGLEIETDERLIEAGNQLEGRHIKGVRSELWNPKLWPLLKNPSIPSWGEPYTEIAQRMWEAIDDVRAKVRGHEAVLVSHQLPIVMIQRDAQGLPLAHNPAARQCELASVTSLVFDGRDLTDIYYSEPAQRV encoded by the coding sequence ATGACGACGATTGTGCACCTAGTTCGCCATGGTGAAGTTCATAACCCCGCGAAGATTCTTTACGGTCGTTTGGAAGGCTATAGGCTCTCCGACCGTGGACAAGCGATGGCCGAGGCCACTGCATCGGATCTTGCGGATCATGACGTGGTGTACCTCGGATCCTCCCCGATGCAGCGAGCACAGGAGACGGCTAAACTTTTTGCTGAAAAACTCGGGTTGGAAATAGAGACCGATGAGCGGCTCATTGAGGCGGGCAACCAGCTGGAAGGCCGTCACATCAAGGGTGTGCGCAGCGAGCTGTGGAACCCCAAGCTGTGGCCCCTGCTTAAGAACCCATCCATTCCCTCCTGGGGCGAACCTTATACCGAGATTGCACAGCGCATGTGGGAAGCGATCGACGATGTGCGGGCGAAAGTACGCGGCCATGAGGCCGTATTGGTCTCTCACCAGCTTCCCATCGTGATGATTCAGCGCGATGCGCAGGGATTACCCCTAGCTCACAATCCCGCCGCGCGTCAGTGCGAGTTGGCGTCGGTGACCTCGCTGGTTTTCGATGGTCGCGACCTCACCGATATCTACTACAGCGAGCCAGCACAGCGGGTGTGA
- a CDS encoding TlpA disulfide reductase family protein encodes MKKTFAAVTLAATASLLVACGEDSTAGTDAVAIGGTFEFVSPGGQTSISYPQDQRQKIGNIQGVNLLDNSSINLDEDFRGKVVVLNSWGQWCGPCRSESDDLQRVQDKLDKSGKGTVLGINVKDPVRQKPQDFVRDNGITYPSLYDPPFKSALAMGGVPASVIPTTIVLDKQHRPAHIFLKAITDDELWKVVEPLLDEQDA; translated from the coding sequence ATGAAGAAAACTTTTGCAGCAGTGACTCTCGCCGCCACAGCCAGTCTGCTTGTCGCGTGCGGTGAAGATTCCACCGCCGGTACGGACGCCGTGGCCATAGGCGGTACCTTTGAGTTCGTCTCTCCGGGCGGACAGACCTCCATTTCTTATCCGCAGGATCAGCGGCAGAAGATCGGTAACATCCAAGGGGTGAACCTACTGGACAACTCCTCAATCAACCTGGATGAGGACTTCCGTGGCAAGGTTGTGGTGCTCAATTCATGGGGGCAGTGGTGTGGACCATGCCGTTCGGAGTCCGATGATCTGCAGCGGGTTCAGGATAAACTCGACAAATCTGGGAAAGGCACTGTACTGGGTATCAATGTGAAGGATCCAGTACGGCAAAAACCACAGGACTTCGTCCGTGACAATGGGATCACGTACCCGTCGCTCTATGATCCGCCATTCAAATCCGCACTGGCGATGGGCGGCGTGCCTGCGTCGGTAATTCCAACCACTATTGTGTTGGACAAACAGCACCGGCCAGCCCATATCTTCCTCAAAGCGATCACCGATGATGAACTGTGGAAGGTAGTGGAACCGTTGCTGGATGAACAGGACGCATAG
- a CDS encoding cytochrome c biogenesis CcdA family protein, whose amino-acid sequence MASHVMAQGIGASFADTVSAGPLLLAMLAAAAAGLVSFASPCVIPLVPGYISYLAGVVGADTEFTDNGTVVTAKRGRVATAALMFVAGFTAVFVFATATVFGVIGQLMLNQQLLMRIGGAVTIIMGVIFMGFIRPLQRDTRMAPKRWTTIAGAPLLGGVFALGWTPCLGPTLAAIISVSAGTEGTTALRGVILIVAYCLGLGLPFVLVALGSSKVLRGVGWLRKHSRTIQMIGGALLVLVGILLITGQWATIVEWIRVVFISDTTLPI is encoded by the coding sequence CTGGCTAGCCACGTTATGGCTCAGGGGATCGGTGCATCATTTGCCGACACCGTATCCGCGGGGCCGCTCCTTCTCGCCATGCTGGCGGCAGCTGCTGCAGGTTTAGTCAGTTTCGCGTCGCCCTGTGTTATTCCTCTCGTGCCCGGCTACATTTCCTACCTTGCTGGCGTAGTCGGTGCGGATACTGAATTCACCGACAACGGCACTGTTGTCACAGCTAAACGCGGCCGCGTGGCCACCGCCGCGCTGATGTTTGTCGCGGGGTTTACCGCTGTGTTCGTCTTTGCTACAGCAACTGTTTTCGGGGTGATTGGGCAGCTCATGCTCAATCAGCAATTGCTGATGCGCATCGGCGGCGCGGTCACCATCATCATGGGTGTCATCTTCATGGGATTCATCCGTCCACTGCAGCGTGATACCCGTATGGCTCCGAAGCGTTGGACCACCATTGCTGGAGCGCCGTTGCTGGGTGGTGTCTTCGCTCTTGGATGGACTCCGTGCCTTGGCCCGACGCTAGCCGCCATCATCTCCGTATCTGCGGGCACGGAAGGAACGACCGCCCTGCGGGGCGTTATCCTCATCGTTGCCTATTGTCTGGGGCTGGGACTGCCTTTTGTGCTCGTTGCGCTGGGCTCCTCCAAAGTTCTGCGTGGCGTGGGATGGCTGCGGAAACATTCGCGCACCATCCAGATGATCGGTGGAGCGCTGCTGGTGCTCGTCGGAATTTTGCTGATTACTGGGCAGTGGGCGACCATTGTGGAGTGGATCCGCGTGGTGTTCATCTCTGACACCACGCTCCCGATTTAG